One genomic region from Euzebya tangerina encodes:
- a CDS encoding C39 family peptidase, producing the protein MGIPTLTQYASPELIGEILYGDRERTEDPEWRTTGCPTLEEYAPWSVRWCGMACLRMVLLARDGQAPSLYDLAKGAESYGAYRSEPDQPEGLIYRPFVSYVRERFDLDAEVDTDLSIDRLQQVLASGRLVIASVHPEIRRPNNAAPSHRGGHLVLVTADVDGHVSFHDPSGHTPAALTPTMPWSVFEQYSAQRGISLRL; encoded by the coding sequence ATGGGGATTCCCACCCTCACCCAGTACGCGTCTCCTGAGCTGATCGGGGAGATTCTCTACGGTGATCGAGAGAGGACTGAGGACCCCGAGTGGCGCACGACGGGCTGCCCGACGCTGGAGGAGTACGCCCCCTGGAGTGTGCGCTGGTGCGGCATGGCATGTCTCCGAATGGTCCTGCTGGCCCGGGACGGACAGGCGCCATCGCTCTATGACCTTGCGAAGGGTGCCGAGTCCTACGGCGCGTATCGGTCAGAGCCCGACCAGCCAGAAGGCCTGATCTACCGCCCCTTCGTCAGCTACGTCCGCGAACGCTTCGACCTTGACGCCGAGGTCGACACCGATCTTTCCATAGACCGCCTACAACAGGTGCTCGCTTCAGGGAGGCTGGTGATCGCCTCGGTTCACCCCGAGATCCGACGACCAAACAACGCAGCACCTTCTCACAGAGGCGGACACCTGGTGCTCGTCACCGCCGACGTGGACGGCCATGTGTCCTTCCATGACCCATCCGGACACACACCGGCGGCGCTAACGCCGACGATGCCGTGGAGCGTGTTCGAGCAGTACTCCGCTCAGCGGGGAATCTCGCTGCGGCTGTGA
- a CDS encoding MFS transporter — translation MPHAGDRQRRSTPPAGTAPALSILARRVRGFSKRADNRFGRLWVSTGMANLGDGLLLAGLPVVASTVTTSPVFISLVHVSVFGPMLLAALPSGVAADRNDRTKLMTRSNLVRAAGLAGLALTVATGQWVLAAVYLAGVLLGTLETLSDIAAQSAVPMIVPEAALAAANSRMIGTQQVANSAVGAPVGGALATLGTGWLLGVSAVLYAAAGLVSRTLGALTPGGGRERGGSVRRDVGEGFRFLWRHPALRPIGLTNGVTNLGNSAFFGVGVLFLIGPYGLPRGAYGLALALLAAGAVIGTVMSAWAVRRLGHRAVLLVGVTTNGATYALVGLLRSPVIAGISLVVLGAAGMLWNVTNRVLRQTLTPAAMLGRVSSVMRVLALSASPLGALSGGLAAERFGLSSVTAITTLCALASLVLVLRIPGPMLRYNLDRDHLGEDP, via the coding sequence ATGCCGCACGCAGGTGATCGTCAGCGCCGCTCGACCCCGCCAGCCGGTACGGCGCCGGCCCTCTCCATCTTGGCTCGACGAGTCAGAGGCTTCTCCAAACGGGCTGACAACCGCTTCGGACGCCTCTGGGTATCCACGGGAATGGCCAACCTCGGGGATGGCCTGCTGCTGGCAGGCCTGCCGGTCGTGGCGTCGACGGTCACGACCTCTCCGGTCTTCATCTCGCTGGTGCACGTGTCGGTCTTCGGGCCGATGTTGCTCGCGGCACTTCCCTCCGGCGTCGCGGCTGATCGGAACGACCGCACCAAGCTGATGACGCGCTCGAACCTCGTCCGGGCGGCGGGACTGGCGGGACTTGCGCTGACCGTGGCCACGGGACAGTGGGTCTTGGCCGCTGTGTATCTGGCCGGGGTCCTGCTCGGCACGCTCGAGACGTTGTCGGACATCGCTGCGCAGTCCGCCGTTCCGATGATCGTTCCGGAAGCGGCGCTGGCCGCGGCCAACTCCCGCATGATCGGCACGCAGCAGGTTGCCAACTCCGCAGTCGGTGCTCCCGTCGGTGGAGCGCTGGCCACCCTTGGAACCGGATGGCTCCTCGGTGTCTCCGCCGTGCTCTACGCGGCGGCAGGTCTGGTGTCGCGAACGCTCGGGGCACTGACGCCGGGTGGCGGCAGGGAGCGGGGCGGGTCGGTTCGACGGGACGTCGGCGAGGGGTTCCGGTTCCTCTGGAGGCACCCTGCGCTCCGCCCGATCGGCCTGACCAACGGCGTGACGAACCTCGGCAACTCCGCCTTCTTCGGTGTGGGCGTCCTGTTCCTGATCGGCCCGTACGGGCTGCCCCGTGGCGCCTACGGTCTGGCCCTGGCCCTGCTCGCTGCAGGTGCCGTCATCGGAACGGTGATGAGTGCGTGGGCCGTCAGGCGCCTTGGACACCGCGCGGTCCTGCTGGTCGGCGTGACCACGAACGGGGCCACCTACGCCCTCGTCGGGCTGCTTCGGTCCCCGGTCATCGCGGGCATCTCCCTCGTGGTCTTGGGCGCGGCTGGGATGCTCTGGAACGTCACCAATCGTGTGCTGCGGCAGACGCTCACGCCTGCGGCGATGCTCGGGCGCGTCAGTTCCGTCATGCGCGTCCTGGCGCTCAGCGCCAGCCCACTGGGCGCGCTCTCGGGTGGTCTGGCAGCCGAGCGGTTCGGACTCTCGTCGGTGACGGCGATCACCACCCTGTGCGCGCTGGCGTCACTCGTCCTCGTTCTCCGCATCCCGGGCCCGATGTTGCGATACAACCTGGACCGAGACCACCTGGGGGAGGACCCATGA
- the arr gene encoding NAD(+)--rifampin ADP-ribosyltransferase has translation MVNDSSSGSSIEGGQETPFVPVTYDRCDHVRGPFFHGTRHIFAAGDLLTPGHLSNYHQGRTSNNVYFAALIEPAVWGAELAVAFAGDDQVDAHVYLVEPTGPFEDDPNLTNKRFPGNPTQSYRTRHALRVIEEVERWEPHSPEVVQAMLDSIANLRARGLDVIED, from the coding sequence ATGGTGAACGACTCCTCCTCCGGATCTTCGATCGAGGGCGGCCAGGAGACACCGTTTGTACCGGTGACCTATGACCGCTGCGACCACGTGCGCGGCCCGTTCTTCCACGGCACGCGGCACATCTTCGCCGCCGGAGACCTGCTCACCCCGGGGCACCTGTCGAACTACCACCAGGGTCGGACGTCAAACAACGTGTACTTCGCGGCACTGATCGAGCCTGCGGTCTGGGGTGCGGAACTGGCAGTCGCGTTCGCCGGTGACGATCAGGTCGATGCGCACGTCTACCTGGTGGAGCCGACCGGTCCGTTCGAGGACGACCCGAACCTGACCAACAAGCGGTTCCCGGGCAATCCCACGCAGTCCTACCGCACCCGCCACGCACTGCGCGTCATCGAGGAGGTCGAGCGCTGGGAACCGCACAGCCCTGAGGTCGTACAGGCGATGCTGGACAGCATCGCGAACCTCCGAGCACGCGGCCTCGACGTGATCGAGGACTGA
- a CDS encoding TetR/AcrR family transcriptional regulator, which produces MRADARRNRQRLIVAATHLILETGGEPPRDAVAARAGVGIATLYRNFPERQDLLRAVVLDVLDRTIAAGHTALAEDGDAALSGYLHAAIDNGMGVVNIIRPLLDQTEWPERTRAAAQVLDQLLHRAKQSGAISQRITGEDITYAAIRFSRPLAIGLDRQDEQDIAHRQLDHYLAGLAADV; this is translated from the coding sequence GTGCGTGCTGACGCCCGCCGAAACCGGCAACGCCTCATCGTTGCGGCGACGCACCTGATCCTGGAGACCGGCGGTGAACCGCCGCGCGACGCGGTTGCGGCTCGGGCCGGTGTGGGCATCGCCACGCTCTACCGGAACTTCCCCGAGCGCCAGGACCTGCTCCGCGCTGTCGTGTTGGACGTGCTGGACCGGACCATCGCCGCTGGGCACACTGCCCTTGCGGAGGATGGTGATGCCGCGTTGAGTGGCTATCTCCACGCCGCCATCGACAACGGAATGGGGGTGGTGAACATCATCCGGCCTCTGCTGGACCAGACCGAGTGGCCCGAGCGAACCAGAGCGGCTGCGCAGGTCCTGGACCAGTTGCTCCATCGTGCCAAGCAGTCAGGCGCCATCAGTCAGCGCATCACCGGCGAAGACATCACCTACGCGGCCATCAGGTTCAGTCGGCCCCTGGCGATCGGGCTGGACCGACAGGATGAACAGGACATCGCCCACCGCCAACTCGACCACTACCTCGCCGGCCTTGCCGCAGACGTCTGA
- a CDS encoding nucleotidyltransferase domain-containing protein yields the protein MDTDHLAERFVVVDEGNPPVLTPDGFLHPWAPRGDGVLPLVDLAEVPGVVLLGEPGLGKTEALKILRDVSTLTRAHIDLTFQDLEAIDGPAERLRAAVSAGEGEVLLTLDGLDGLSTPLAPAAKRLVQRLRGMEGRVRVIVACRTAEFVPAWRDALTEVVGSCTVAQLLPLRYTDAHGVATRAGCSDDDADALLARAGAIAAVPQTLVMALSRGHSEEDLDPVALYSDHVDLLLIEPDNYRPFPLIDSAHRRTLAGTVAAALTLGDEGSLSLRDGAPGIQLSQIAAPEGLDAQQLKTVTHLPLFRVSPAGIGAFTHATYRELLTAEWLATRSSERVTHLITNDGALVPPGLRGVLRWLVALQPDVYGAVLAANPRAAVHQELPVPADVAPKVVDGLLAEASEGRLLNLQDLRFGGLQHPGLAGQLRPVLQDAGARAEARRLAIRIARHCLDTELVDDLIEIAADTALDPVERQQAAYALRDHPGPTVRRLLLVLLDDPNDPDDELRGTALSATWPDILDLHGLIAVLHEPRTPNLFGAYKAFLLRDLLAGARPDHLPDLVRWAANAANRWSDTYDSAKILSDVLHHIADRQPTSDVVAAVADVLANLQSDARWQLHQNDDERPLFWTEGSSRRTLLRAILERTAADEDISDRFFGTVFHLPGLLHPDDLEWWCQVLQAAPAHQRSDLGAVVRSVFDPRIPRHRAVALSSDYSVATEDVFDFFLGSCSLDDRPKYMASEAARSQEIERRRQGLMARVINEDESWPNRFAAMHQLHRVLQPFGTSVSPAKWGGWKDLDPSSQGELLDAAKLYALDPTSPGTELSHGSWSIKNMALFSGLEVAMAAGANLVEGLPDERLAALCPLVISLAGDMHRELIALLHRRVPAAVRDAIRTAIHDRDGYIGRTVALLELLPGPEASDTVITILPEVRNDQAWEELLDALFRIGSQRAADIGAAAVDDQAAGPRRSMAAAAMLRHETAATWPRLAQVLQGEKELGRQVLIQLGERWQPPLTLPFPVLHAMARWACATAPAGEDRFENDVTWSGHDPGAVRRALLNRLRDEDDPRAPGALRGLARVDPSGDWGYRHLAEEAEQRLADTNQPARPWANVVAALAEDSATILSQAHLYERVLETLREFHHTGLRRHNRARSLWNDTPRRTPKDEAALSDLIASYLEDSLAASGAVVSREVEGRRLGKAGGEEMDILVSFNSDGAATSSPWEVVIEVKAVWNSGLLTAMYSQLGRRYLLGTGRSHGIYVVGWFNPLGWDPGDYRRRHASRWVPARLQDELDDQAAVTSKLLDVTIDTVVLDCSPEGTDGINLAPPSIADLRHQRSKILDLVRKHQGERAWVFGSLARDEAGPASDIDVVVEFQEQATLSNQGSLMEALSDLLGRPVDVVGLGALADDDRIRSEMVAL from the coding sequence GTGGACACAGACCACCTAGCCGAGCGCTTTGTCGTCGTCGACGAGGGAAACCCACCGGTTCTGACACCCGACGGGTTCCTTCACCCATGGGCGCCGCGCGGTGACGGGGTTCTCCCGCTCGTAGACCTCGCGGAGGTTCCGGGTGTCGTCCTGCTCGGCGAGCCAGGGCTTGGCAAGACTGAGGCGCTCAAGATCCTGCGCGATGTCTCGACGCTCACGCGCGCGCACATTGACTTGACCTTCCAAGATCTTGAAGCCATCGATGGTCCTGCCGAGCGACTTCGCGCCGCGGTGAGTGCGGGCGAAGGCGAGGTTCTACTGACGCTCGACGGCCTCGACGGCCTGAGCACGCCTCTTGCGCCTGCCGCCAAGCGGCTAGTCCAGCGTCTTCGCGGTATGGAGGGACGCGTCCGGGTGATCGTGGCTTGCCGAACCGCCGAGTTCGTCCCGGCGTGGCGCGACGCGCTCACGGAGGTCGTCGGGTCCTGCACCGTGGCCCAGCTCCTCCCACTGCGCTACACAGACGCCCACGGAGTCGCTACGCGCGCGGGCTGTTCCGACGACGACGCGGATGCGCTGTTGGCCAGGGCCGGCGCGATCGCAGCCGTCCCGCAGACGCTTGTCATGGCGCTCAGCCGCGGACATAGCGAGGAAGATCTGGATCCGGTTGCTCTGTACTCCGACCACGTCGACCTGCTGCTAATAGAGCCGGACAACTACCGGCCCTTCCCGCTCATCGACTCGGCGCATCGTCGCACGCTTGCCGGGACAGTCGCCGCGGCGCTGACGCTAGGCGATGAAGGATCGCTATCGCTTCGCGACGGTGCTCCGGGCATCCAGTTGTCACAGATCGCAGCACCCGAGGGGCTGGATGCCCAGCAACTGAAGACCGTGACGCACCTTCCCCTTTTTCGCGTCAGCCCCGCTGGCATCGGTGCTTTCACCCATGCCACATACCGTGAACTCTTGACGGCCGAGTGGCTGGCCACCCGGTCCTCGGAGCGTGTGACGCACCTGATCACCAATGATGGAGCACTCGTTCCTCCCGGGTTGAGGGGGGTGTTGCGGTGGCTCGTTGCCTTGCAGCCCGACGTGTATGGCGCCGTGCTGGCGGCGAATCCTCGCGCGGCGGTCCACCAAGAGCTTCCCGTTCCAGCTGACGTCGCACCGAAGGTCGTCGACGGATTGCTCGCCGAGGCGAGCGAAGGGCGACTGCTCAACCTGCAGGATCTGCGCTTCGGCGGGCTGCAGCATCCCGGCCTAGCGGGCCAGCTTCGCCCGGTACTGCAGGACGCGGGCGCGCGCGCGGAGGCGCGTAGGCTCGCAATTCGGATCGCACGCCACTGCCTTGACACCGAGCTTGTCGATGATCTGATCGAGATCGCCGCCGACACCGCCTTGGACCCCGTCGAGAGGCAACAGGCTGCTTATGCGCTGCGGGACCATCCTGGTCCAACCGTTCGCCGGCTACTGCTGGTTCTCCTCGACGACCCGAACGACCCGGACGACGAACTGCGGGGAACCGCACTTAGCGCAACTTGGCCGGACATACTTGATCTACACGGCCTGATCGCCGTCTTACACGAACCGAGGACTCCGAACCTGTTCGGTGCCTACAAAGCGTTCTTGCTCCGCGACCTGCTGGCGGGCGCCCGTCCAGACCACCTACCCGACCTGGTTCGCTGGGCGGCAAACGCGGCCAACAGATGGAGCGACACCTATGACAGCGCGAAGATATTGTCAGATGTCCTGCACCACATTGCAGATCGGCAACCAACATCGGATGTGGTCGCAGCTGTCGCTGATGTCCTAGCGAACCTGCAAAGTGATGCTCGCTGGCAGCTTCACCAGAACGACGATGAACGACCGTTGTTCTGGACCGAGGGCAGCAGTCGACGGACCCTGCTCAGGGCGATCCTCGAGCGGACGGCTGCTGATGAGGACATCTCCGACCGCTTCTTCGGGACGGTGTTCCACTTGCCGGGCCTGCTCCACCCAGATGATCTTGAGTGGTGGTGCCAGGTCCTCCAGGCCGCGCCCGCCCACCAACGAAGCGATCTCGGCGCAGTCGTGCGAAGTGTCTTCGATCCTCGAATCCCCAGGCATCGCGCCGTGGCGCTCTCGTCGGACTACTCGGTAGCTACAGAGGACGTATTCGACTTCTTCCTAGGCTCCTGCAGCCTGGATGACCGTCCGAAGTACATGGCGTCTGAGGCCGCCCGCTCGCAGGAGATTGAGCGGCGCCGGCAGGGCCTCATGGCACGTGTGATCAACGAGGATGAGTCCTGGCCGAACCGGTTCGCAGCGATGCACCAACTCCACCGGGTTCTCCAGCCGTTCGGGACGTCCGTCTCCCCCGCGAAGTGGGGAGGGTGGAAGGACCTGGACCCATCAAGTCAAGGAGAGTTGCTGGATGCGGCGAAGCTGTATGCGTTGGATCCGACGTCACCCGGGACGGAGCTCTCGCACGGGAGTTGGTCGATTAAGAATATGGCGCTCTTCTCCGGCTTGGAAGTCGCCATGGCGGCCGGCGCCAACCTGGTGGAGGGCTTGCCCGACGAGCGACTCGCAGCGCTCTGCCCACTCGTGATCTCTCTTGCAGGCGACATGCACCGGGAGTTAATCGCACTACTCCATCGGCGCGTCCCCGCGGCCGTGCGCGACGCGATTAGGACAGCGATCCATGACCGCGACGGGTACATCGGCCGGACGGTCGCCCTGCTCGAACTTCTGCCTGGCCCGGAAGCCAGCGACACGGTCATCACCATTCTGCCGGAGGTGCGCAACGATCAGGCCTGGGAAGAACTCCTAGACGCCCTGTTCCGCATCGGCTCGCAACGTGCAGCAGACATCGGCGCCGCCGCGGTCGATGATCAGGCGGCAGGTCCGCGCCGATCCATGGCCGCGGCAGCGATGCTGCGCCACGAGACGGCTGCGACATGGCCGCGGCTGGCCCAGGTCTTGCAAGGTGAAAAGGAACTTGGTCGCCAGGTGCTGATCCAACTCGGGGAGCGCTGGCAGCCGCCCTTGACGCTCCCCTTTCCAGTCCTGCACGCGATGGCCCGCTGGGCATGTGCGACCGCGCCCGCCGGTGAGGACCGGTTCGAGAACGACGTGACGTGGAGCGGGCATGACCCCGGTGCGGTCCGACGCGCACTATTGAACCGGCTTCGCGATGAGGACGACCCGCGGGCCCCCGGCGCCCTCCGGGGCCTCGCTCGGGTCGACCCGTCCGGCGACTGGGGCTACCGGCACCTGGCGGAGGAGGCCGAACAGCGCCTGGCGGATACGAACCAGCCTGCGCGGCCATGGGCGAACGTAGTCGCAGCGCTGGCCGAGGACAGTGCGACGATCCTCTCGCAAGCACACCTTTACGAGCGCGTGCTGGAGACGCTGCGTGAGTTCCACCACACAGGACTGCGACGGCACAACCGGGCACGATCCCTGTGGAATGACACGCCGCGACGAACACCGAAGGACGAAGCCGCCCTCTCCGACCTCATCGCTTCATACCTTGAGGATTCTCTAGCCGCGTCAGGAGCGGTCGTTAGCCGTGAGGTCGAAGGACGCCGGCTCGGCAAGGCAGGCGGTGAGGAGATGGACATCCTCGTCAGCTTCAACTCCGACGGAGCCGCGACCTCGAGTCCTTGGGAAGTGGTTATCGAGGTGAAGGCCGTCTGGAATTCTGGGTTACTAACAGCGATGTACAGCCAACTGGGCCGTCGCTACCTCCTAGGCACGGGACGCTCTCACGGGATCTACGTCGTCGGCTGGTTCAATCCACTAGGCTGGGATCCCGGCGACTATCGACGGAGACACGCCAGCAGATGGGTTCCGGCCCGGCTTCAGGACGAACTGGACGATCAGGCCGCCGTCACGTCCAAGCTACTCGACGTCACCATCGACACCGTCGTACTGGACTGCTCGCCGGAAGGCACCGACGGGATCAACCTGGCACCTCCGTCGATCGCAGACCTACGGCACCAACGCTCCAAGATTCTGGACCTCGTCCGCAAACACCAGGGGGAGCGTGCCTGGGTGTTCGGTTCGCTGGCACGGGATGAGGCAGGACCCGCCAGCGACATTGACGTCGTGGTCGAGTTCCAAGAACAGGCCACGCTTTCAAACCAAGGGAGCCTCATGGAGGCGTTGAGCGATCTTCTCGGACGACCGGTGGACGTCGTCGGGCTCGGCGCTCTGGCCGACGACGACCGGATCCGCTCGGAGATGGTGGCTCTGTGA
- a CDS encoding DUF86 domain-containing protein → MTRSGADIAADLLDAIEVVERLVAGGRDRFLTDRVSQYAAEAALGRIGDAAQKLIQKYPDQLPAGVPWKDIIGQRIMVDHIYHRLDYTVVWNTLTKDVPALKAALDDWEPPEE, encoded by the coding sequence GTGACACGTTCCGGGGCTGACATCGCGGCAGATCTCCTGGACGCCATTGAGGTTGTGGAGCGTCTAGTTGCCGGGGGTCGTGATCGTTTCCTTACTGACAGAGTCTCGCAGTATGCGGCCGAGGCTGCCTTAGGCCGCATCGGAGACGCGGCACAGAAACTGATCCAGAAGTACCCCGATCAGCTGCCCGCCGGAGTGCCGTGGAAAGACATCATCGGTCAACGGATCATGGTCGATCACATCTACCACCGGCTCGATTACACCGTTGTCTGGAACACGCTCACCAAGGACGTCCCCGCACTCAAAGCTGCCCTCGACGACTGGGAGCCCCCTGAGGAGTGA
- a CDS encoding crotonase/enoyl-CoA hydratase family protein produces MTSVRYEVSDRRAYVTLDRPDRLNAIDDSMPAEIAAAVDRANEDPDVTVIVVRGEGRAFCAGYDLKIYAEDESGRWSQGPVWDPIKDYQQMKRNTDDFFSLWRSLKPTICQVQGYAIAGGSDIALSCDLVVMAEDAKIGYPPARVWGCPTTAMWVYRLGAEKAKRMLLTGDTIDGVTAAEWGLVAEAVPAEDLERRVEELADRMAGVPINQLAMQKLMINQAYENMGLHSTQVIATLFDGITRHSPEGRWFKEFAETHGFHAAVAHRDAGRRIPDGGGPIPEP; encoded by the coding sequence ATGACCAGTGTTCGGTATGAGGTGTCTGACCGTCGAGCGTACGTAACGCTCGACCGACCCGATCGGCTCAACGCCATCGACGACTCGATGCCGGCCGAGATCGCCGCGGCCGTCGACCGGGCGAACGAGGATCCGGACGTGACCGTGATCGTGGTCCGCGGGGAGGGCCGGGCCTTCTGCGCGGGCTACGACCTCAAGATCTACGCCGAGGACGAGTCCGGACGGTGGTCTCAGGGTCCGGTCTGGGACCCGATCAAGGACTACCAGCAGATGAAGCGCAACACCGACGACTTCTTCTCGCTGTGGCGGTCGCTGAAGCCCACGATCTGCCAGGTGCAGGGCTACGCCATCGCAGGCGGGAGCGATATCGCGCTGTCCTGCGACCTGGTCGTGATGGCCGAGGACGCGAAGATCGGCTATCCGCCCGCTCGCGTCTGGGGGTGCCCCACGACGGCCATGTGGGTCTACCGTCTGGGGGCGGAGAAGGCCAAGCGGATGCTGCTCACCGGCGACACCATCGACGGTGTGACGGCGGCAGAGTGGGGACTGGTCGCGGAGGCCGTTCCTGCCGAGGACCTCGAGCGCCGCGTTGAAGAACTCGCAGACCGAATGGCCGGCGTCCCCATCAACCAGTTGGCGATGCAGAAGCTGATGATCAACCAGGCCTACGAGAACATGGGGCTGCACTCCACCCAGGTCATCGCCACCCTCTTCGATGGGATCACCCGGCACTCACCGGAGGGTCGGTGGTTCAAGGAGTTCGCCGAGACCCACGGCTTCCACGCCGCGGTGGCTCATCGCGATGCCGGTCGCCGGATCCCGGATGGCGGCGGGCCGATCCCCGAGCCCTGA
- a CDS encoding MarR family winged helix-turn-helix transcriptional regulator codes for MEPASDGPSTPTVVDATTVWHKLVAVVQRISRAGEAELDGPVNAAQFLILSHISRSGPAAQSGLVAELGTTPANISQLVTKLEAADLVRREAEGTTRRVHLTDDGRAVIAHLMPQYRAFITARFAVLGEEDLTQLLRLLAILDTEGR; via the coding sequence GTGGAGCCTGCCAGCGACGGACCATCGACGCCCACCGTCGTCGACGCCACGACCGTGTGGCACAAGCTCGTCGCCGTCGTCCAGCGGATCAGCAGGGCAGGCGAGGCCGAACTCGACGGTCCGGTCAACGCCGCCCAGTTCCTGATCCTCAGCCACATCTCGCGTTCGGGGCCGGCGGCGCAGTCCGGCCTTGTCGCGGAACTGGGCACCACGCCGGCCAACATCTCCCAACTGGTCACCAAGCTCGAAGCGGCCGACCTCGTTCGGCGCGAGGCCGAGGGGACGACCCGACGCGTCCACCTCACCGACGACGGCCGGGCCGTCATCGCTCACCTGATGCCCCAGTACCGAGCGTTCATCACGGCCCGATTCGCGGTGTTGGGCGAGGAGGACCTCACGCAGTTGTTGCGGCTCCTCGCCATCCTCGACACAGAAGGCCGATGA
- a CDS encoding MFS transporter, with protein MTTLGLSGSYWRLWSASTLANLGDGVREAAMPLVAAAITRDPLIVAGVMVAQRLPWLLVGIPAGALLDSADPRKVSGVANWVRAGALGALAMGLLVGVAPVWLLLAVVFTVGAGEIVADSVAIVAIPELVDDRQLQRANGLMSSGQIVTNEFLGPPLGGALFVVGAAVPVITDAGLLAIAGALLLTLPRTLRGSEDVRPAGATRELVGRRIGEGIRVVRANRSLRRLALGTTILAAVDAAWFALLVLFVGDELRLNDAAFGLLLAVGALGGLLGALLADRLTDARVGRQLAGALIVTAAAQVAIGLTASVMIVAAALAVSSGAFAVFNIAAVTARQRLAPKGTLGRVTTTIRTVVESGAALGALGGGLLATAFGLRAPMLLTAPLLLIAAALGLQVRVAGGRPAA; from the coding sequence ATGACGACCCTCGGGCTGTCCGGTTCGTACTGGCGGTTGTGGAGTGCGTCGACGCTGGCCAACCTCGGCGATGGGGTGCGGGAGGCGGCAATGCCCCTCGTGGCTGCCGCGATCACCAGGGATCCGCTGATCGTGGCCGGCGTGATGGTGGCACAGCGGCTGCCGTGGCTGCTGGTCGGCATCCCCGCGGGTGCCCTCCTTGACAGCGCCGACCCACGGAAGGTGTCAGGGGTCGCCAATTGGGTGCGAGCGGGCGCGCTGGGTGCGCTCGCCATGGGTCTGCTGGTCGGGGTCGCGCCGGTGTGGTTGCTGTTGGCCGTGGTGTTCACCGTTGGTGCGGGAGAGATCGTTGCGGACAGCGTGGCCATCGTGGCGATCCCCGAGTTGGTGGACGACCGTCAGTTGCAGCGGGCCAATGGTCTGATGTCCTCGGGGCAGATCGTGACCAACGAGTTCCTGGGGCCGCCGCTGGGCGGGGCACTGTTCGTGGTCGGTGCCGCAGTCCCGGTCATCACTGACGCCGGTCTGCTGGCGATCGCAGGGGCACTGCTACTCACACTGCCGCGGACCCTACGCGGCAGCGAGGACGTCCGACCTGCCGGCGCTACGAGGGAATTGGTGGGCCGCCGGATCGGGGAGGGGATCCGGGTGGTGCGTGCCAACCGGTCGCTGCGTCGACTGGCGCTGGGCACCACGATCCTGGCGGCGGTGGACGCGGCGTGGTTTGCGCTGCTGGTGCTGTTCGTGGGGGATGAGCTGCGGCTCAACGATGCCGCCTTCGGACTGCTGCTCGCGGTGGGTGCGCTTGGCGGTCTTCTTGGCGCCCTGTTGGCGGATCGCCTCACCGACGCCCGGGTCGGGCGGCAGCTTGCGGGTGCGCTGATCGTCACCGCCGCGGCGCAGGTGGCGATCGGGCTCACCGCGTCGGTGATGATCGTGGCGGCGGCCTTGGCGGTGTCCAGCGGCGCGTTTGCGGTGTTCAACATCGCTGCGGTGACCGCACGCCAACGTCTTGCACCCAAGGGCACGCTTGGTCGGGTGACTACGACGATCCGGACCGTGGTGGAGAGCGGCGCGGCGCTGGGTGCACTCGGTGGCGGTCTGCTCGCAACCGCATTCGGGCTTCGAGCACCCATGCTCCTGACGGCACCACTCCTGCTCATCGCGGCTGCACTTGGCCTGCAGGTACGAGTGGCGGGAGGCCGGCCCGCAGCATGA